Within Actinobaculum sp. 313, the genomic segment GATATCTTCTAAAGCGCGCCGTTGCGATGGAGCGAGCTCTGAGTCGACAATCACCGTGTCGGCTTCCCGCACTGCCACCAGATCCGCCAATTCACGCGCTTTGCCCTGGCCGAGGTAGGTTGCCGGATCGGGCAGGCTGCGACGCTGGATCAAACCATCGAGCACCTCGGAACCGGCCGTCTCCGCGAGCGCTGCCAGCTCACGAAGAGACTCTTCTGCCTGCCGCAGTTCGCCTGACTGCCACAACCCGACGAGCACCACCCGTTCCAGACGAACTTGCCGGTACTCGATATCGACGCCTTCTTCACGCTCGACACCAACCTCAAGCGCGCCAACGCGCCGCAGCGAGGAGCGTTCCTCCCTGGCGAACTCGTCACCGCTATGGGCGTTGTATGCCGGATCGGCCTGCAGTACGGTCCCCCGGCGCGAGTGGATATCAAGGCTGTTCGGCGACGGCAACTCCTGCGATACCGTCCGCACATCAGGTGTCACCAGATTGAAAAGGCTGCCCGTATGTGAACCTCGCTTTGTCACAGGTTGTGTGTAGTCCTCGCTCATGTGCTCCTCACGTTTTCCTCTATGATCCCACGGAGGGCAGCACACGGTGAAGTGACATGCACTGCTCCGGTAAACATAGGGTGATCGGCCCGTCACTGATACACGCAAGGGCTGCCGAGCCAGCAACCGCCCCGGGCCGGGAGCCAAAGCCGCCACTGGCGTCGGCAGGCGCTACTCTTAAGGGGTGACTACCCCGCATTATTTCTCGGAGCACCAGTCGGACGACTCTCCCCGCGTGGAGCGCACTGTCCGCCTACGCGGCAAAGACTATTCGGTCCTCACGGCGAACGGCGTCTTCGCGCACGACAAAGTGGATCGCGGAACGGCGGTCTTCCTGGCGAAAGTACCGAACCCAGATATTCCAGATGGTTCAGTAGCTCTTGACCTGGGCTGCGGGTGGGGACCGATGACTCTCGCACTGTGCGACGCGGCTCCGAATGCTCAGGTGTGGGCAGTCGACGTTAACGAGCGTGCACGGAAACTCACCGAAGAGAACTTACAGCGCGCCGGGATGCACGGCACTGTTCTTGACCCGCAGGCAGCCTTGGAGCGGCTGGCTGACAGGCGGATCGCCCTGCTGTGGTCCAATCCGCCGGTGCGGATTGGCAAGCAGGAATTGCACAAGCTGCTCACCACCTGGCTCTCATTACTTGCCGACGATGGTGTTGCCTACCTCGTTGTGCAGCGCAACCTCGGTGCGGATTCCCTCCAGAAATGGCTGCATGAACAGGGATTTACCTGCAAGAGACTCGGATCCGCCAAGGGATATCGGGTCTTCGAGGTCAGACCGCAACTCTAGGGCCGAACCGTGCAGCCCCGACGGCACTTGCGCCATCACCTAGACCGGCTCCATTGGCTATGTCCTCGCCCCATTGGCTCTACTGCGAGCGAGTGACCCGAAGAACGGCGGCGTCGCCGTACAACGCGCCCTCCTTCGCTTTCACCGCTGCAACCAGGACGAAACTACGTGTGATCAGCAGCGCCCAACCACCGAGCTTGCCCACATGCACCATCTCCCAAGTTGCGCTCTGATTCGGATAACGCCACGCGTTGAGGAAGGTGGCGGCATTCTCGGCAAACCACAGGAAGACGCCGATGAGCAAAAAGGCCAGCGCGGCTGGCATCCAGTATCGGTCTTCTCCAACTGTGAAGTGGATCGTGCTTTTCCACAACGCGATGAAGAAGCCGATAGCGATCAGCCAACACGAGTCCCGGATGTGGTGATGAGTGAAGAAGTTCGCGTAGGCAGCCACCGCGAGGAGGCTTACCGGCAGCCAACGAAATCTAGTCACCCGCAAATCGAACCTGCGGAAGGCCTGGCAAATATATGATCCGACCGAGGCGTACATGAATCCGGAGAATACCGGTACGTCGGCCAACCGAATAAGACCGGCATCGGGATAGTTCCAGGAGCCAATACTCACCTTGAAGATTTCGAGTGCCAGGCCGAGCACGTGGAATGCGCAGATTACCAGCAGTTCCCGCCATGTCTCGAATCGTACCCGTACCAATAGGATCTGGAGCACGATGACGTAGATCAGCATGGCGTCATAGCGTGTCAGCGGCAGGTCATATCTGCCCCACACCAGCATGGAGAGGGCCAGACCGAGGAAAATCGCGATGGGGAAAAGACAGCACTGCAGCTGGATCCACGCGAACTGGACAAATCGGATTTAAGGAATCCGCGCGTGCCTCCTCCCCCGTCGTCGTACTCGGTCGGCGCGTCCACTTCCTCGCCCTCATTTCCCGGCCGCCTCCACCACATGCCGAGCGGCATCGTTTATCGAGGTGTCGGTGAGGTCCAGGTGGCGCAGCCGTGGATCAGCGCCGAACCACGTCCGCTGCTTCTTCGCAAGCCGCCGGGTCGCCTGCGCGATTTCAACCACGGCGTCCTCTGTGCTCAGCAGGCCGTCCAACACGGAGATTGCCTGCCTGTACCCAGTCGCGCTGCCTGCCGTCGGACTCTCGCGTAAGCCTTCGTCAAGCAGAGCGGCAGTCTCCTCCAGCAGACCTCCCGTCATCATCGCCTCCGCGCGGCGTGCAATGCTGTCGGCCAGCACGTCGGCGGCACGGCTCACGTAGAAGGAATGAATATCGGGAAAATGCGCGGTGTGCCGCGGGAAGCGCGGAGAATAGCGGCCCGCGAGGCGAACAACCTCCACGGCGCGAATGACACGCCGGGGATTGCGGTGGTCCACGGCAGCGTAAGCCGCCGGGTCTTTCTCCTCGAGTTCCATCAACAGTGGTTGCAATCCTTCGCGTCGAACAGTCTCCTCCAGAGCCGCACGAATATGTGGATCGTGCCCGGGAAACTCGAGCTTATCAAGCAGGCCCGCCACATAAAGGCCTGAGCCTCCCACGACAATCGGGATCTTGCCGCGAGAGACGATGCCTTGCAGGTCGGCGCGGGCACTGCGTTGGTAGGCGGCTACACTAGCGGCTTCGTTGATGTCGAGTACATCGAGCTGATGGTGAACGATCCCTCGCCGCTGCGAAGCGGGCAACTTGGCCGTGCCAATATCCATGCCGCGGTACAGCTGCATGGCATCCGCCGAGATGATCTCAACCCCACTCGGACCTCCGAGCAACTCGGCCACTTCGAGAGACAGGGCAGTCTTCCCGGTTGCGGTGGGCCCGACCAGGGCGATAATCATCGCCTACCCGCCTTAGGCCGACCCTGCGCCCACACGCAGGCTCGGCATTCCGATTGTGACCGGCGCGCGGCCCTCCGCCTCGGCGGTCAAGCGCGCGGTGAGGCGTTCCCGTTGCTCCCACGCATCACCGGCACGGGTACGTCGAATCTCGAACAAGCCTCCGCTCAGTGCCGAGTCCGCAACCAGATGATGCGGTGCACCATGAGTCACCTCGGC encodes:
- a CDS encoding DUF817 domain-containing protein, which gives rise to MRFVQFAWIQLQCCLFPIAIFLGLALSMLVWGRYDLPLTRYDAMLIYVIVLQILLVRVRFETWRELLVICAFHVLGLALEIFKVSIGSWNYPDAGLIRLADVPVFSGFMYASVGSYICQAFRRFDLRVTRFRWLPVSLLAVAAYANFFTHHHIRDSCWLIAIGFFIALWKSTIHFTVGEDRYWMPAALAFLLIGVFLWFAENAATFLNAWRYPNQSATWEMVHVGKLGGWALLITRSFVLVAAVKAKEGALYGDAAVLRVTRSQ
- the miaA gene encoding tRNA (adenosine(37)-N6)-dimethylallyltransferase MiaA, with protein sequence MIIALVGPTATGKTALSLEVAELLGGPSGVEIISADAMQLYRGMDIGTAKLPASQRRGIVHHQLDVLDINEAASVAAYQRSARADLQGIVSRGKIPIVVGGSGLYVAGLLDKLEFPGHDPHIRAALEETVRREGLQPLLMELEEKDPAAYAAVDHRNPRRVIRAVEVVRLAGRYSPRFPRHTAHFPDIHSFYVSRAADVLADSIARRAEAMMTGGLLEETAALLDEGLRESPTAGSATGYRQAISVLDGLLSTEDAVVEIAQATRRLAKKQRTWFGADPRLRHLDLTDTSINDAARHVVEAAGK
- a CDS encoding methyltransferase; the encoded protein is MTTPHYFSEHQSDDSPRVERTVRLRGKDYSVLTANGVFAHDKVDRGTAVFLAKVPNPDIPDGSVALDLGCGWGPMTLALCDAAPNAQVWAVDVNERARKLTEENLQRAGMHGTVLDPQAALERLADRRIALLWSNPPVRIGKQELHKLLTTWLSLLADDGVAYLVVQRNLGADSLQKWLHEQGFTCKRLGSAKGYRVFEVRPQL